Part of the Actinomycetota bacterium genome is shown below.
GGGGTGGTCCCCCGGTGAACGCCTCTCAGCGTCCCTGGCGGGCCCGCTTGGCGGCGCGGCCGCGGGCGGCGGCGTCCAGGACCTTCTTGCGCAGCCGCAGCTGGGTCGGGGTGACCTCGACCAGCTCGTCGGGGCCGACCCGCTCGATGGCCTGCTCCAGCGACAGCACGGTCGGCGGGACCAGCCGGATGGCCTCGTCCGAGGCGTGGGTGCGGATGTTGGTCTTCTGCTTCTCGCGGGTCGGGTTGACGTCGATGTCCTCGGGGCGGGCGTTCTCACCGATGACCATGCCCTCGTACACCTGGGTGCCGGGGCCGACGAACAGCTCGCCCCGCTCCTGGAGCTGCCAGAGGGCGTAGCCGGTGGTGGTCCCGACCCGGTCGGCGACCAGGGCGCCGTTGACCCGGTCGTTGATCGGCCCGGCCCAGTCGTCGTAGCCGTCGAACAGGTGGTGCAGGATGGCCGTGCCCCGGGTGGCGGTGAGCAGGGTGGAGCGGAAGCCGATCAGCCCCCGGGCCGGGACCCGGAACTCGAGCCGCACCCAGCCGGTGCCGTGGTTGACCATGTCGGTCATCCGTCCCCGGCGCAGGGCCAGGCCCTGGGTGACCACGCCGACGAACTCCTCGGGCACGTCCAGGGTGACGGCCTCGTACGGCTCCTGGACCCGCCCGCCGACGGTGCGGGTGATGACCTCGGGCCGCGACACCTCCAGCTCGTAGCCCTCGCGGCGGGCCTGCTCGATCAGCACGGCCAGCTGGAGCTCGCCCCGGCCCTGGACCTCGAAGGTGTCGGGGGAGGGGGTGGGCAGCACCCGGATGGCGACGTTGCCGAGCACCTCCCGGTCGAGCCGCTCCTTGAGGTGCCGGCTGGTCAGGTAGGCGCCGTCGTTGCCCGCGAACGGCGAGGTGTTGACCCCGAACCGCATCGAGATGCTCGGCTCGTCGATGGACACCACCGGCAGCGGGCGGGGGTCGTCGGGGTCGGTGACGGTCTCGCCGACGGTGACGTCGCCCAGCCCGGCGATGGCCACGATCTCCCCCGGCCCGGCGTGCTCCAGATCCGACCGGGACAGCCCGATGGCCCCGGCGATCTTGGTCACCTTGGCCAGGGCAAGGGTGCCGTCGCGCCTGGCCACCCCGACCCGGTCGCCGAGGCGGACCTCGCCCTGCCACAGCCGTCCCACGGCCAGGCGGCCGACGTACGGGTCGGCGTCCAGGTTGGTGACCAGGAACTGGAGCGGGTGCCCGGGCTCGTAGGACGGCGGCGGGGTGGTGGCCACGATCGTCTCCAGCAGCGGGGACAGGTCGTCGGCGAGGTCGTCGGGCCGGTGGCCGGCCCGTCCGGCGCGGGCGTTGGCGTACAGGATGGGGAAGCCGATCTGGTCC
Proteins encoded:
- the typA gene encoding translational GTPase TypA yields the protein MPAIRSDLRNIAIVAHVDHGKTTLVDAMLRQSGVFRANQEVVDRVLDSMDLEREKGITILAKQTAVKFRGVRVNVVDTPGHADFGGEVERTLRMVDAVLLLVDASEGPLPQTRYVLGKALARRLPVVVCVNKVDRSDARPAEVVHEVEELFLDLDADEDQIGFPILYANARAGRAGHRPDDLADDLSPLLETIVATTPPPSYEPGHPLQFLVTNLDADPYVGRLAVGRLWQGEVRLGDRVGVARRDGTLALAKVTKIAGAIGLSRSDLEHAGPGEIVAIAGLGDVTVGETVTDPDDPRPLPVVSIDEPSISMRFGVNTSPFAGNDGAYLTSRHLKERLDREVLGNVAIRVLPTPSPDTFEVQGRGELQLAVLIEQARREGYELEVSRPEVITRTVGGRVQEPYEAVTLDVPEEFVGVVTQGLALRRGRMTDMVNHGTGWVRLEFRVPARGLIGFRSTLLTATRGTAILHHLFDGYDDWAGPINDRVNGALVADRVGTTTGYALWQLQERGELFVGPGTQVYEGMVIGENARPEDIDVNPTREKQKTNIRTHASDEAIRLVPPTVLSLEQAIERVGPDELVEVTPTQLRLRKKVLDAAARGRAAKRARQGR